GGTGTTTGGGCTGATGTTTGACATTCTGGCAGGCATCCCGTCCATTGTGATTGGGTTGTTCGGATTTTCAGGGGCCATTTTCATTCACAAATATATCTCCAATGATTTCAGGCCGTGCCTGGCCGTGTCTGTGGCGGCCCTGGCGTTTCTGGTCCTGCCGTACATCACGCGCACCACCCAGGCCGCCATGCAGGGGCTTTCGATCCAGATCCGGCAGGCAGCCCTGGCCCTGGGGGCCACACGGGTGCAGAACATTTTTTATGTGCTGCTGCCGCGATCGTTTTCAGGGATTTTGTCCGGCATCATTCTGGCCATCGGCCGCTGCGCTGAAGATACGGCAGTTATCATGCTCACGGGAGTCGTGGCCACGGCCGGGATTCCCGGGTCCCTTCTGGGCAGTTACGAGGCCCTGCCGTTTTACATCTATTATATTTCATCCCAGTACACAGATGCTGCGGAACTGATGTCCGGATACGGGGCTGCGATTATCCTGCTGGGCGTGTGCGCGGTTCTCTTTTTCCTGGCGTTTCTCATCAAAAGACATTTGGCCGGTCCTGCCGGGCCGGCACGGGGGAGGTTCCATGGATAAGCCTGTCAAGATCCGGGTGGAAAACCTGACCTTTTCATATCACCAGACACCGGTTTTCGAACATATCAATCTGGATTTTGAAGCCCATGCCATCACGGCCATCACCGGACCTTCGGGCAGGGGAAAATCCACGTTTTTATCCCTTTTGAACCGGTTGTGGGAATCCCAGCCCTTTGCAAGGATGGAAGGGAAGGTCTGGATCCTTCTGGACGGGCAGTGGGTCGATATCTATGGGAAAACCCTGAGCAAACCGGACCTGAGAAGAAAAGTGGGCATGGTGTTCCAGACCCCGAATCCGCTGCCCATGAGTATCTATAAAAATATGGCGTTTCCATTGAAATTGACCGGTGTTGCGGACAAATCCCTGATAGAGGAAAAGATCACGGCCGCACTCCGGCAGGCTTTTTTATGGGATGAGGTAAAAGACCGCCTGCATGACAGCGCCTTCAGCCTTTCCGGCGGCCAGCAGCAGCGGCTGTGCATTGCCAGGGCCCTGGTTTCACAGCCTGAAATCCTTCTTCTGGATGAACCCACCTCGTCTTTGGATGCCGGAGCCGCATCCGTGATTGAAGACCTGCTGGTCAATCTCAAAGAACGATGTACCCTGATCGTGGTATCCCATTACCTGGACCAGGTGTCCCGGATTGCCGACACGGCACTGAAACTGGAAGCCCGTGGTTTTTCACCGGTGTGATTTTTTCGTCGAACCGGTGATCAAATCGCCAGACGGCTCATTCAGGAAAGCATTCATTTTCCCGTTCACTGGCGGGGTGGCCAAAACCCCTGTATGGTGCAACTGCCTTCCGGCTGCAACAAGTCCGGGCAGCAGTCAAATATTGTTGTCATTTTGGCACAGTTGCTATATCATTATACCAAGACTCAATTTGAATAATGGCTTGTAAACAAAGGAGGGGGTATGCCAAGAGTAGAAAAAAGATTTCAAACACGGATGCCTTATCATGTCCACGAAAGGCTTGCGCATGCCGCAGAGATATCGGGTGCAACGTTAAACCAGTTTGTTGTACAATCCGCTTTAGAGAAAGCCAATTTTGTACTGGAAAGAGAACAAATATTACATTTAACTTATCGTGATGCTGAAGCACTATTCGACGCAATTGAAAATCCACCATTACCAAATGAACAGTTAATAAAGGCAGCTAAAAACTACAAAAGGAAATTTATTGATGAACCGGTTTGAGGAACTGACCCGTTCACATAATCGAGTTGGATTTGATTGTGGCGTGCAGGAACTCAATGTTTTTCTTCATAATCTTGCTCATCAAAATTTCAAAAAAGGTCTTTCCCGGACATTTGTATTAACGAGTGAAGATATTCCAGAGGAGATTTTATCTTTTTATACGCTGTCTATTTTTGAAGTTTGTGCGCGTAAACTACCACAAAGATTTTCAAAAAAATACAAAGGGCATCTTCCAGCCGTAAAAATCGCCCGTCTTGCTGTTGCCACAGTCTTACAAAATCAGGGCTTTGGTAAGTATATGATTATCGATGCAATTAGACGAGCAATGGCAATTTCAAAACACGTTGGTATAATCGGCTTATTTGTGGATGCAACAAATGAAGATGCCAAAAAGTATTATTTGAAGTTTGGATTTATCCCTTTACCTGATCATACTTTAGAACTTTTTTTGCCGTTAAAAACCCTTCAAAAAATGTACGTTGAGGTTTTTGAAAAAAAATAGAGAAACTCGCAAGAAGCAAGAGAAAACTTGCTTCACCTTGGTAAAGGGCTTGCTCTTCCTCGTATGAAAAAGTGGCGTTTTTATCGAGCCGGTGGTCAAATCGCCAAACGGCTCATTCAGGAAGGCATTCATTTGGGCTGGTGGAGCCGCAGACCCTGGACATCATCCGGCCCCAGGCAGTACCCGGCAATATAGGCCACAGTGGGCATTTTGTTTGTTCTTGTACAGATCTGTAACGCGCATCAGATTCTCCTTTATCTCTCATACAGTTCAGTTCATCAGAAATCCTTTAGTCATGGCCCACCTGTCACCGCAATCCCTGTGCCAGAGTCGTGATCATGCTGCTTATCTTTATTTTGATCTTATTTCAATTGGTTGTTTGAAAATCCGTTGTAAAAAGGACCGTTCCTCATCAAAATTCCTGGCAAACGCTGCATGATACCCCACCGCTTCATACAGTTGTGTCTCCGCACGATAGCAGGCCATTTTGATCGCATCGGTCAGCCGTTTCTTCTTGGTTTCAAGCCGGAGAATTTTGTCCTTATCCAGCACCTCTTTGATTTTGATCTTATCAGGCAGTTCCCTGATTTGACCCTCTATTGCCTTGATCTGCCTTTCGATCCACTTGATTTCCGTTTTCAGCCCATAGTTTGAGATGTTGAACCCTCACATAGTCCAGCACTGCTTTTCATCATTATCCGCTGTTTTGGTTGCATAGTGCTCTTTTTTGGTTTTGAACTGTCTGAGTCTTTTCTCCCGTTCTTTTTTCAACGTTTTTTTCTGCGGATTCGGAACCAGTTTTCCGTATCTGCCGGTTCAACACCCCGGGATACAAGATGATCAAGACCATATTGTTCCCGCATGTATTTGAAATAGTTTTCCTGGTTCCAGCGCAAAAAGATTCTCCGGGCGATTCTTCCATGGACAGATCCTGGCGGGTTGTGATGATAGAGGTCTGGTGTCCTTTATCACACAACCTCCTGACTTCCCGGAACCATCCATTTTTTTTCAACAGGATGCTGCGTTCACTGAGCTTGTAAGTCACTGTTCTTTCACGGACCTGGCTGGCTACCTCGACAAAACGGTTCATCAGAAAATCGCGTACCTGGGATGAAAAATTTTTCCAGATAGGCCCATGATACAGAAAATGATTTTAAAAGAACAGGGCAAACAGTTACTTGCAAAAACCGGACATCACTGGGTCATCATACTACATTCTCAATCTGCACTTCACAATGACCATGCACAAATCAGATTCAAAGACAAATAAATTTCATAGAGATTGGACTGTTTGCCCTTTTATTTGAACTCCTACCTGATTTTTTGTGGATACCCGATTTTTGGTAAGGTCGTAAATGATCCCCTGGTGAGCGGGATCATCTGTTACCAAAAGAATACTTACTTGTTTTTTTGTGGGATTTAATTTTCCGTAGAAGGCTGTTTCAAAAGGGAAAACAACAAATAAGCCATGTCGATTTTTCAAGACAGGATAAAAACAAAAATCTTCTGAATCCGGCTGTGTAAAAGACGTTGACCATGAACAGATAGTTTGACTGGTTTCGCCAAGTGGGATCATTTTCCTCTGTTTTTTCGTTTCTGGCATGGTTGTCGCAATGCGTAAGAACAGTAAGGCCACTTGTAAGAACATTTTTTGTCAACCCGGCATACCAAGACAGTCGTCGGAGCCATTAGCAAAAAAGAGATATTGATATGCCAATCTACGAGTATAAGTGCCGGACTTGTTCTGGGGAGTTTGAACACCTTGTCCGTTGCCATGATACTGACGTTACCTGCCCCCATTGTCAATCGCACTGGGTGGACCGCCTCATCTCCCTTGCTCATTATCGGCATGCGGATCACTGGATGGCCAATGTCCAGAATGGTTTAAAAAAATCTCTGGAAAAGGACCAGATCAAGGCGGAAATGAAAAAGACAGCCATGGCTGCCAAATAAGAATCGATAGAGGGAATAAACCCCATTAAACAGGTGATTCCCGGAATCATAAACCCGATGTCAGTTTTCAGTGGAGAAAAAATGGAAAAAAGAAAAAGGAAAATAGTCATGGAACATCCAATGATGGTCTTTACTCGCTCAGTGCTTCGGGGATGCGGCCAAGTGATGTTTCAGAAAAATGCTGTCACTGGATTGATTTTTTTTGCGGGGATATTCTACAATTCAACAACACTGGGCATCTGCGCCCTTTTAGGAACGGTGACGTCCACTGGGACAGCCCTGCTGCTTGGGGCTGATAAAGACCTGATTCAGGACGGTTTGTATGGATTCAACGGAACCTTGGCCGGTATTGCCATCCCGTTTTATTTTTCCTTTGAGCCAACGCTGCTGTTACTGGTAGTTCTCAACGGAGCATTTTCCACCATTGTTATGGCAGCGCTCCTGCAATTTCTGGGAAAATGGGAGGTGGCACCGCTGACCGCACCCTTTGTCCTATCCACCTGGGTATTTTTACTGTCTGCCCATACCTTTCACCTTTTCGCGCCCGGGCCGCTCCTGGTGCCCGCGCTTCCCCATTCCGCGCCTGTGGCCGAGCTGGGCCGTGTGAGCGGTATGACCCTTTGGGAGGGACTTACCAAGGGTGTGGGTGAGGTGATGTTCCAAGACCATGTGATCACTGGCTGTCTGTTTGTGGTCGGTTTGGCCGTTAACTCACGTATATCTGCCCTGCTTGGACTGTTGGGGTCCATGGTAGGGCTGTTGACGGCCTGGATACTGAAGGCACCGGAATCCTCCCTGCACCTTGGACTTTACGGGTTTAACTCAGTGCTGTGCGGCATTGCCCTATACGGGGTGTTTTATTCTCCGGGAAAGGGCGTGGGAGCGTGTACCATAGCTGCGATGATCATGTGTGCTATTACCACGGCAGCTATGGGTGTCCTGCTTGCCCCCATGGGGATACCGGCCCTGACCGGACCCTTTGTCTTGGTTACCTGGTTTTTCCTCTTTGCTGGCCGGCAGTTTTCGGTCCTGGAAAAAGCCATGCCAAAACCGTCAGAATTATCTGAAAATATGTGTGATTAAGCGGTTATAAACAAATTGTAGAGAATCAGGAAGATATTCCTGCAAAACGTTAACTGGAATTTGAATGTGTCAGAGTATCGTATTCAATCCTCTGACATGATTACAGCGTGAACAACAAATTAACAGGAGGTTTTATTATGGGAAGTATCGGAAGCGTCAGCAGACCCACCAACGGACTACTCGCAGGATTGATTCAATACCCCGTGCCGGTGGTTAATTCAAAGAAGGACATCGAAGCCAATGTGGATCGTATTTGTGAGGCAACAGCTAACACCAAGGCGGGGTATCCGGGAATGGATCTCATTGTCTGGCCTGAGTACAGCACTCAGGGACTCAATACCAAAAAATGGGTCACCGAAGAGTTCCTTCTGGACATCCCGGGACCTGAGACCGAAGCCTATAGCAAGGCCTGCAGGGATAATGACATCTGGGGTGTTTTCTCTATTATGGAACGGAACCCAGACTCATCCAAAATGCCTTATAACACTGCCATTATCATCAATAACAAGGGTGATATCGTTCTCAAATACCGTAAGCTGAACCCCTGGGTACCAGTTGAACCCTGGCTGCCCGGAGACTTAGGGGTACCAGTCGTTGACGGCCCTGGCGGCAGTAAACTCGCACTTAACATCTGCCATGACGGTATGTTCCCGGAACAAGCCCGTGAAGCTGCCTACAAGGGGTGCAATGTCTACATCCGGATTTCAGGCTACTCCACCCAGGTCAACGAACAGTGGATTCTCACCAACCGTTCCAATGCCTGGCACAACTTGATGTATACTTTAGCAGTCAACCTTGCCGGTTACGATGGAGTCTTCTACTATTTCGGCGAAGGCCAGATCACCAATTATGACGGAACGGTGCTGGTACAGGGGCACAGAAATCCCTGGGAAATTGTGACAGGAGAAATCTTTCCCCACTTGGCAGATCAAGCCAGGAAAGACTGGGCACTGGAAAACAACATCTACAACGTCGGAACCCGTGGATATGTTGCCCAGCCCGGTGGTGTCAAGGAATGTCCCTACACCTGGGTCAAGGACTTTGCAGAGGGCAAGTACAAACTTCCCTGGGAAGATGATATCAAGGTTAAAGACGGCTCTTTCTACGGTTACCCCACTGATGGAAGTCGGTTTGGCAGGTAATCGTCTTGGGCTTTAGGATTGAAAACATAATCATTTTTCGATCCTTGGTACAAGATCTTTGATAAAAGGGATAAATACAGGTCACCCGGCATTCCGGGGTGACCTGTATTTATTTAAAACCCAATGGGAATTAAGGCCGCCCATCCCTGGATTTTTGAATTGAAACGTGTTTTAATCGCTTCACATCGTCACCGGCAGTCATCTGCCGGTGACGGCAACGGAGAAGACACATTGGACGGTTATGATTCGCCAGATACCGCTTGCGCCGGAGAAGCATGAGATGCTGTCGAATCCTAACCAAAAATTGATGGCAAGGGATCGACATTGAAGCAATTGTCCCTGAAAGTTTTACGGCGCAGGCGGACTTACAACGCCTTGGTCGGCATCGAAGCCATGGAAGATTATTCCCTCCGGTATGCAGCCCGCTCTTTCAGGCGCTGGCCAGCCTGGATTCTTGCCAATACAGCCCTTGGTGGCATCTCTTTTCTGGCCCTGGAAGCCATCGGCGCCAAGCTGATCCTTGACTGCGGTTTTGCCAATACCGCCTGGGCTGTTCTGGCCATCACTCTGATCGTCTTTTTGACCGGCCTTCCCATTGCATATTATTCCGCCAGCTACAACGTGGACATCGATCTCCTGACCCGGGGAGCGGGTTTCGGGTACATCGGGTCTACCATTACCTCCCTGATTTACGCCTCTTTTACGTTTATTTTTTTTTCCATCGAGGCGGTGATCATGGCCCAGGCACTGGAATTGTGCCTGAAGCTTCCCCTGGTAACAGGCTACCTTATCAGTTCCCTTGTGATCATTCCCTTGGTTATTTACGGCATCACCCTCATCAACCGCATCCAGCTTTATACACAGCCCTTGTGGATACTTCTTTTTGTTCTTCCTTTTGTGTACATCCTGATCAACGACCCCGGGACCCTCACGCGGTGGTCAGCGTTTCCCGGGTATTCGCCCAGCGGTGCCTCCTTTGATCTGTTGCTTTTCGGATCTGCCTGGAGTCTTTGTTTTTCAATCATCTCCCAGATCGGGGAGCAGGTAGACTATCTGCGGTTTCTGCCCGACAAGACAAAGGAGAACCGGGTGGCATGGTGGACAGCACTGATCTTTGCTGGTCCGGGCTGGATTCTGGTGGGGGGGCTGAAAATGATGTGCGGCGCTTTTCTGGCTTTCTGGGCTATGAGCGTTTACGGCCTTGACCTGCCCCAGATTTTGGAACCGGTGCACCTTTATCTCAGCGGATTCAGCCAGCTTTTTCACCATTCGGCCCTGGCCCTTGGCGTGACCGCTTTTTTTGTGGTCCTCTCCCAGGTCAAAATTAATGTGACCAATGCGTATGCCGGTTCTCTTGCCTGGTCCAATTTTTTTTCCCGTCTTACCCACAACCATCCTGGAAGGGTGATCTGGATGATATTTAACGTGTTACTGGCGATCTTGATGATGCATTTTGGCCTGGTATTTACTTTGGGCACGGTGTTGGCTGTTTATTCAAATTTTGCAGCCGCCTGGATCGGGGCGATGGTGGCCGATCTTATCCTGCTCAAACCCCTGGGCATAAGCCCTCCCTATATCGAGTTCCGGCGAGCTTATCTTTATAGCATCAATCCTGTTGGCTTCGGGGCCATGTTAACCGCATCCACTGTTTCCCTGGCCTGTTTTTTCGGGGCATTCGGGGCTTATCCAAAGGCCTTTTCCGCTGTCATTGCCCTATGTCTTTCCTTTTGTCTGGCCCTGGTCATTGCCCGGGCAACCAAAGGAAGGTACTATATTGCCCGCCCTCCTGAAAAAATAGGGTCCGGCAATAGTAATGAACTGGCTTTATGTTCCATCTGTGAAAAATCCTATGAGATCCAGGACATGGTCTATTGTCCTGTTTATAACGAACTCGTCTGCTCTCTCTGCTGCAGCTTGGACATCCTGTGCCAGAACGCCTGTAAAAAAAAGGACCCTTCGCCGGTTTCACCTGGCCTAAGAAAAAAGAGGCAGCAATCCTCCCATGGGAGCGTTTGGGCCGTGAGTTTTCTGTTCCAAAATTTTTTAGTGCATTTTTTTTCCGTAGCAGGGGTACTGGCGATTATTTTTGTTTGCTTTTACCTGCTTTTTGTTTCTGGGCAACAGATTGCCAATGGCCTGGTTTCGTTTTTCGTTTATCTTTTTTTGACAGTGCTTCTTTTTTGGGGTATCTGGGTCTGGTGGTTTGCCCTCAACCAGGAGAACCGGGCCCGAGCAGAAAGCAAACTGGACCAGTATATCCTGGATCTGGAGCAGGAGGTAACAGACCGCAAACAAGCCGAGATCAGGCTTCTCGATAGTGAGGACCGCCTCCGTCACCTGAACGAAAATCTCGAGGTACTGGTAAAGGAGCGGACCCAGGAGCTCAAGAGCAGCTACCGGTCCCTGAGACAGGCAGATAAGATGGCTTCTTTAGGTATCCTGGTGTCGGGCATGGCCCATGAGGTGAACAATCCCATCAACTTTATTTCTCTCAACTCAAAGCTTTTAAAGGATGTTTGGCAGGATATCCTGCCAGCCCTGGAAGAGTATGAAAAGACATACGGGGACCTGGAAATAGCCGGAATGAGTTTTGACTATGCAAGGTTGAGCATCCCCAAGCTCCTTGCCGGCATAAGCCAAGGGGCGGATCGGGTATCGGGTATTGTTCACAACCTCAAGGATTTCTCACTCCAGCACTCCCGGAACATGAAAGGCCAGGTGGATATCAATAAGGCCCTGGAAGCGTCCCTGGCGTTGATGGAGAGTGTCATTAAAAAAAGCACCAACCATTTCCAGGTGTTTATGGATCCGGCTGTTCCATTGTTCAGGGGGGATAGCCGGAGCATTGAACAGGTCATGATCAATCTTATTCAGAATGCGTGCCAGGCATTGCAGACGCCGGATCGTGGTATCACTGTCAACACCGGAACACATAATGGGCAGGTTATTTTTTCCATCTTGGACGAGGGGGAAGGGATCTTACCCCGGATGCTGAAACATGTGACGGATCCATTTTATACGACCAAGCGGGGGCAGGGCGGTACAGGCCTTGGCCTGTCCATCTCAGCCGGCATTGTCGAAGAACACCAGGGAGTCCTCAAAATCAGTTCTGTCCCGGATCAGGGAACCCGGGTGGAGTTGCGGTTTCCCAAGATGATAAACGATAAGGAACATTCATTCTCTTCGGGCAGCAAGTTACATGAAGAGACAATCTGTGAACCCAAGGCCCTGGACCCTGGCCAGGGCTTAAATATGACGTTAAGGAAAAAAAATAATGGCAAATCATCCGAATCCTTTTAATCCTATTTTGATTGTCGACGATGAACAATCCGCTCTGGACGGATTCGAAATAGCCCTTCACACCTTGGGATTCAATCATGTCATCACCTGTCAGGAGAGCCGCAAGGTCGTGTCGATTCTTGAAAACACCCCTGTGGATCTGATTCTCCTGGACCTGATCATGCCCCATGTGTCGGGCAGCGACTTACTCGTTGAGATA
Above is a window of Desulfotignum balticum DSM 7044 DNA encoding:
- a CDS encoding PstA family ABC transporter permease — its product is MTIRILGGCLRVFSWGAVLVLTGSVLVLLGYLLVKGIPSLGRDLIFGQVDVLDAVLLKKRVFDGLFPAIAGTLSVVALSVGLAVPVGVCAGIYMSEFATVFQQRVFGLMFDILAGIPSIVIGLFGFSGAIFIHKYISNDFRPCLAVSVAALAFLVLPYITRTTQAAMQGLSIQIRQAALALGATRVQNIFYVLLPRSFSGILSGIILAIGRCAEDTAVIMLTGVVATAGIPGSLLGSYEALPFYIYYISSQYTDAAELMSGYGAAIILLGVCAVLFFLAFLIKRHLAGPAGPARGRFHG
- a CDS encoding phosphate ABC transporter ATP-binding protein, translated to MDKPVKIRVENLTFSYHQTPVFEHINLDFEAHAITAITGPSGRGKSTFLSLLNRLWESQPFARMEGKVWILLDGQWVDIYGKTLSKPDLRRKVGMVFQTPNPLPMSIYKNMAFPLKLTGVADKSLIEEKITAALRQAFLWDEVKDRLHDSAFSLSGGQQQRLCIARALVSQPEILLLDEPTSSLDAGAASVIEDLLVNLKERCTLIVVSHYLDQVSRIADTALKLEARGFSPV
- a CDS encoding toxin-antitoxin system HicB family antitoxin, yielding MPRVEKRFQTRMPYHVHERLAHAAEISGATLNQFVVQSALEKANFVLEREQILHLTYRDAEALFDAIENPPLPNEQLIKAAKNYKRKFIDEPV
- a CDS encoding GNAT family N-acetyltransferase, with amino-acid sequence MNRFEELTRSHNRVGFDCGVQELNVFLHNLAHQNFKKGLSRTFVLTSEDIPEEILSFYTLSIFEVCARKLPQRFSKKYKGHLPAVKIARLAVATVLQNQGFGKYMIIDAIRRAMAISKHVGIIGLFVDATNEDAKKYYLKFGFIPLPDHTLELFLPLKTLQKMYVEVFEKK
- a CDS encoding putative transposase encodes the protein MARRIFLRWNQENYFKYMREQYGLDHLVSRGVEPADTENWFRIRRKKR
- a CDS encoding urea transporter — translated: MEHPMMVFTRSVLRGCGQVMFQKNAVTGLIFFAGIFYNSTTLGICALLGTVTSTGTALLLGADKDLIQDGLYGFNGTLAGIAIPFYFSFEPTLLLLVVLNGAFSTIVMAALLQFLGKWEVAPLTAPFVLSTWVFLLSAHTFHLFAPGPLLVPALPHSAPVAELGRVSGMTLWEGLTKGVGEVMFQDHVITGCLFVVGLAVNSRISALLGLLGSMVGLLTAWILKAPESSLHLGLYGFNSVLCGIALYGVFYSPGKGVGACTIAAMIMCAITTAAMGVLLAPMGIPALTGPFVLVTWFFLFAGRQFSVLEKAMPKPSELSENMCD
- a CDS encoding formamidase, encoding MGSIGSVSRPTNGLLAGLIQYPVPVVNSKKDIEANVDRICEATANTKAGYPGMDLIVWPEYSTQGLNTKKWVTEEFLLDIPGPETEAYSKACRDNDIWGVFSIMERNPDSSKMPYNTAIIINNKGDIVLKYRKLNPWVPVEPWLPGDLGVPVVDGPGGSKLALNICHDGMFPEQAREAAYKGCNVYIRISGYSTQVNEQWILTNRSNAWHNLMYTLAVNLAGYDGVFYYFGEGQITNYDGTVLVQGHRNPWEIVTGEIFPHLADQARKDWALENNIYNVGTRGYVAQPGGVKECPYTWVKDFAEGKYKLPWEDDIKVKDGSFYGYPTDGSRFGR
- a CDS encoding ATP-binding protein — encoded protein: MVGIEAMEDYSLRYAARSFRRWPAWILANTALGGISFLALEAIGAKLILDCGFANTAWAVLAITLIVFLTGLPIAYYSASYNVDIDLLTRGAGFGYIGSTITSLIYASFTFIFFSIEAVIMAQALELCLKLPLVTGYLISSLVIIPLVIYGITLINRIQLYTQPLWILLFVLPFVYILINDPGTLTRWSAFPGYSPSGASFDLLLFGSAWSLCFSIISQIGEQVDYLRFLPDKTKENRVAWWTALIFAGPGWILVGGLKMMCGAFLAFWAMSVYGLDLPQILEPVHLYLSGFSQLFHHSALALGVTAFFVVLSQVKINVTNAYAGSLAWSNFFSRLTHNHPGRVIWMIFNVLLAILMMHFGLVFTLGTVLAVYSNFAAAWIGAMVADLILLKPLGISPPYIEFRRAYLYSINPVGFGAMLTASTVSLACFFGAFGAYPKAFSAVIALCLSFCLALVIARATKGRYYIARPPEKIGSGNSNELALCSICEKSYEIQDMVYCPVYNELVCSLCCSLDILCQNACKKKDPSPVSPGLRKKRQQSSHGSVWAVSFLFQNFLVHFFSVAGVLAIIFVCFYLLFVSGQQIANGLVSFFVYLFLTVLLFWGIWVWWFALNQENRARAESKLDQYILDLEQEVTDRKQAEIRLLDSEDRLRHLNENLEVLVKERTQELKSSYRSLRQADKMASLGILVSGMAHEVNNPINFISLNSKLLKDVWQDILPALEEYEKTYGDLEIAGMSFDYARLSIPKLLAGISQGADRVSGIVHNLKDFSLQHSRNMKGQVDINKALEASLALMESVIKKSTNHFQVFMDPAVPLFRGDSRSIEQVMINLIQNACQALQTPDRGITVNTGTHNGQVIFSILDEGEGILPRMLKHVTDPFYTTKRGQGGTGLGLSISAGIVEEHQGVLKISSVPDQGTRVELRFPKMINDKEHSFSSGSKLHEETICEPKALDPGQGLNMTLRKKNNGKSSESF